The following proteins come from a genomic window of Micromonospora echinofusca:
- a CDS encoding type I polyketide synthase, producing MADEAKLLDYLKRVTADLHQVRQRLREVEAGEQEPVAIVSMSCRFPGGVRSPEDLWEVVASGRDVVSDFPEDRGWDLGSLYDSDPEQSGTSYTRQGGFVHDLADFDPGFFAISPREALAMDPQQRWLLETSWEALERAGIDPHSLRGSRTGVFAGSTGQDYGTVLMGAAQGLEGHLMTGNAGSVVSGRIAYTFGLEGPAVTIDTACSSSLVALHLAGQALRQRECTLAIVAGVTAMCTPAAFVEFSRQRGLAADGRCKAFAAAADGTGWSEGVGVLVLERLSDAQRNGHPILAVVRGSAVNQDGASNGLSAPNGPSQQRVIQQALANAGLAAGGVDVVEAHGTGTRLGDPIEAQALLATYGQDRGNSAPLLLGSVKSNIGHAQAAAGVAGVIKMVMAMRHGLVPPTLHVDEPTPEVDWSAGEVSLVTEATPWPAVDRPRRSAVSSFGVSGTNAHTILEQAPAPQQPPSAAAPVVERPVVPVPVSARDAAGLAAQATRWAERIAADETLRPLDLGFSSVTSRSSLDHRAVVCATGREDLLAGLRALAAGQPSGTVVAGQAGGRGSLAVLFSGQGAQRAGMGRELYAGFPVFAAALDEVCVYLDALLPRPLREVLFAPEGSAEAALLDRTVFTQAGLFAVEVALFRLVESFGVAPEFVGGHSIGEVTAAYVAGVLSLADACALVAARGRLMQALPAGGGMLAVAADEAAVVESIAGSTDRVGIAAVNGPTSVVVSGAVDALDEVERVWRERGVRTRRLTVSHAFHSPLMEPMLAEFRTVLDGLTFSAPSLPVVSNVTGALADADEIRTADYWVRHVREAVRFADGVAALRSAGADTFLEIGPQSVLTAMVGEILPGDDVVLAVAAQRKDRPGAQGLLAGLAELHTHGVAVDWQPWFAGTGARRVDLPTYAFQHQRYWPEAGAGWTGDVTAFGLRPAQHPLLGAAVGVAHAEGFLFTGRLARRTHPWISDHVVFDTVLLPGTGFVELALQAGAHVGADHVRELTLESPLILPETGGVDIQLWIGPADETGCRSVSLHSAQDGEPTEGERAWTRNASGVLASGPAVPSGPVGWSDLTTWPPPGATEVGTDDLYLNLAAQGYDYGPSFIALRSAWRRGDDLFAELALPEAPAAEAGGYGLHPALLDAALHTLGLTTPAGEPSGADMPPGYGRLPFSWNDVALHGAGAAAARVRVSHTGPDSISLLLTDVTGAPVISVGSLVLRPVSADQLRTASGGGTESLFRVEWAPLALPAGPATVDWAVIGDAAALTDAVAATGTAVTAYADLTALATAMDDGTDAPGVLVVPFLDPPTSADVPRAVAEVTHRALAVLQQFLADDRYTASRLVVLTSGAVATEWDTDLTDLAGAAVIGLLRSAQSENPDRFVLVDVDDIAGCAAALVPAVATDEPQVVIRAGVAAGARLTRVPAVVEPPAAPFDGDGTVLITGATGTLGQLMSRHLVGTYGVRHLILTSRRGRAAGGVAELCAELEALGVSVTVAACDVADRGAVAELLAGIPAEHPLTAVIHAAGVRDDGVISSLTPERMDGVLRPKVDAAWHLHELTADLDLKAFVSYSSLAATAGGPGQGNYAAANAFLDGLAQHRKARGLAALTLAWGLWADRSGMTTELDDVHLNRISRSGVAAMEAEEGLALFDAACRTTDAALVPARLDLAAMKVQFAGGTIPPLYRALIRTPARAAAATTGASLVQQLAGLGEAERAAALVEIVRGQAAAVLGYPDPAAIEPRRAFSEFGFDSLTAVEMRNRLNNAFGMRLPATLVFDYPTPHDLAAFLGTEIAGTPVPVRPTTTAVSVGDDEPLAIIGMACRLPGGVWSPDDLWRLVVDGVDAISDLPTDRGWDLDSLYSPDPDAPGTFYARGGGFLSGVDKFDPGFFGISPREALAMDPQQRLLLETTWESFESAGIDPADVRGSSTGVFVGTSGQDYGSLLAYSPEAAEGYMLTGMTSSVISGRVAYTFGLEGPAVSLDTACSSSLVALHWAGQALRRGECDMALAGGVMVMATPTAFVEFSRQRGLAADGRCKSFAASADGTGWSEGVGMLLVQRLSDARRQGRTVYAVVRGSAINQDGASNGLTAPNGPSQQRVIRQALASARLSTADVDVVEAHGTGTTLGDPIEAQALLATYGRERPADRPLLLGSIKSNIGHAQAAAGVAGVIKMVQAIRHGMVPATLHVDEPSPHIDWTSGAVELATQSRPWPAVDRPRRAAVSSFGISGTNAHVIIEQADAPIEAVAPAEPAPGLVAADVVAWPLSARSKGALSGQAARLAEYVRGRGEVDPAAVGWSLATTRSVFDQRAAVVASTVEDLLAGLDALASGSPAGNVVAGTVASHGAGAVFVFPGQGAQSARMAAGLVGRTPVFDARLAECQRALVPYLDVDLVSVLTGDDESWLERVEVVQPVLWAVGVALAAVWQHAGVSPAAVIGHSQGEIGAACVAGILSLEDAAKAVALRSRALTVLRGTGTMASIDLSAEAVAERLPAFPGVGVAAVNGPSIVVVSGPPQPVADLVEACQADGVRARLIPVDYASHSAAVQDVAEQLRADLADVTPRQGHIRLVSTLTGDWVEPASMTADYWYENLRQTVRFDAAVRVAVAAGHTTFIEISPHPVLTMPVTAILDDSGVTGHTLGSLRRGDDDATRLLTNLATAHTIGLPVDLTTVLAETDIVALPTYAFDHQRYWVEPPLHRAQDVSSAGLQDAGHPLLSATLTFPDSERMVFTGRLSVRTHPWLGEHRVMDNILLPGTAFVELATYAGEQAGCPTVEELTLLAPLVLPELGALQVQLMVGDRDDDGRRSVQLYSRPYRDGSDEILADVAWTCHATGLLGPQPADAAPAFDLGVWPPPGATRVEADDFYSGIEATVFGYGPAFRGLRAAWTRDDEVFAEVELPADHHAEAGRFGVHPALLDGALQAMSIGGFLGRMGDGADASVPRLPFAWTGVSLLAAGATVLRVRVAAAGEVGVSFQVADATGAPVLHVDSLIMRRVSGDSLGAARSGRHESLFQVDWPVLPVPTGPVPAATRWVALGDDLALSAACEAAGARVRTDVGLDSLGDLLAGGEPAPEAVIVPIGDVGDPTDPALAGQARATTHRTLAALRTWLADDRFADSRLVLVTRDAVAAGEQQTVNLRQAPVWGLLRAAQLEHPGRCQLVDLDDTPDSAAALAAAVASGEPQLAVRAGQVRTPRLGRVPAGVEPLPGGIDPDGTVLITGGTGVLGRILARHLATTHGVRHLLLAGRRGAAAEGIDDLVAELAGAGTEVTVAACDAADPDALSALLAGVPAAHPLTAVVHAAGVLDDGVLESMTPERVDAVAVPKIDAAWHLHRLTADADLAAFVLFSSAAATLGSAGQSNYAASNAFLDALAAHRRASGLAGISLAWGLWEQASGMTGHLGDDDVRRMAEQGAAGLATEQALNLFDAAWRLDAAAVVPMRLDVGTLRGQAEAGTLAPMLRALVRVPLRRSVDATGARSGGVQLSQRLAGLAGPERLKVVLDVVRANIAAVLGHAGADAVDPNRLFTDLGFDSLTAVDLRNRLNGLSGLRLPATLVFDYPTPTALAEKLTSEIAADAAPSTQPLFQGIDTVESLLNSIPLDPAARARFTARMQDLLAKASDLAAGPAAEPDRPDLDSASDDEIFDFISKEFGIS from the coding sequence ATGGCTGACGAGGCGAAGCTTCTCGACTACCTCAAGCGGGTCACCGCTGACCTGCACCAGGTGCGCCAGCGCCTGCGCGAGGTGGAGGCCGGTGAACAGGAACCGGTCGCCATCGTCTCCATGAGCTGCCGCTTCCCCGGCGGGGTGCGGTCGCCCGAGGACCTGTGGGAGGTGGTCGCGTCCGGTCGGGACGTGGTCTCCGACTTCCCGGAGGACCGCGGCTGGGACCTCGGGTCGCTCTACGACAGCGACCCCGAGCAGAGCGGTACGTCGTACACGCGGCAGGGCGGCTTCGTCCACGACCTGGCCGACTTCGACCCGGGCTTCTTCGCGATCTCCCCCCGGGAGGCGCTGGCGATGGACCCGCAGCAGCGCTGGCTGCTGGAGACCTCGTGGGAGGCCCTGGAGCGGGCCGGCATCGACCCGCACTCGCTGCGCGGCAGCCGCACCGGCGTCTTCGCCGGCAGCACCGGCCAGGACTACGGCACCGTGCTGATGGGTGCCGCGCAGGGCCTCGAGGGGCACCTGATGACCGGCAACGCCGGCAGTGTGGTCTCCGGCCGCATCGCCTACACCTTCGGGCTGGAGGGGCCGGCCGTCACCATCGACACCGCCTGCTCGTCCTCCCTGGTCGCCCTGCACCTCGCGGGCCAGGCGCTGCGGCAGCGGGAGTGCACCCTGGCCATCGTCGCCGGGGTCACGGCCATGTGCACCCCGGCCGCCTTCGTCGAGTTCTCCCGGCAGCGTGGCCTCGCCGCCGACGGCCGGTGCAAGGCGTTCGCCGCCGCCGCCGACGGGACCGGCTGGTCCGAGGGCGTCGGCGTCCTGGTGCTGGAACGGCTGTCGGACGCGCAGCGCAACGGTCACCCCATCCTCGCTGTGGTGCGGGGCAGCGCGGTGAACCAGGACGGCGCCTCCAACGGCCTGAGCGCCCCCAACGGGCCGTCGCAGCAGCGGGTGATCCAGCAGGCCCTGGCCAACGCCGGCCTCGCCGCCGGTGGCGTGGACGTCGTGGAGGCGCACGGCACCGGCACCCGGCTCGGCGACCCGATCGAGGCGCAGGCGCTGCTGGCCACGTACGGGCAGGACCGGGGCAACTCGGCGCCGCTGCTGCTCGGCTCGGTCAAGTCGAACATCGGCCACGCGCAGGCCGCCGCCGGCGTCGCCGGCGTCATCAAGATGGTCATGGCGATGCGGCACGGGCTCGTACCGCCCACCCTGCACGTCGACGAGCCGACCCCCGAGGTCGACTGGTCGGCCGGCGAGGTCTCGCTGGTGACCGAGGCGACGCCGTGGCCGGCGGTGGACCGCCCGCGCCGCTCGGCGGTCTCCTCGTTCGGGGTGTCCGGTACCAACGCGCACACCATCCTGGAGCAGGCTCCGGCACCGCAGCAGCCCCCGTCGGCCGCCGCGCCGGTGGTCGAGCGGCCGGTCGTACCGGTGCCGGTGTCGGCCCGGGACGCGGCCGGCCTCGCCGCGCAGGCGACCCGCTGGGCGGAGCGGATCGCCGCCGACGAGACCCTGCGGCCCCTCGACCTGGGCTTCTCGTCGGTCACGTCGCGGTCCAGCCTGGACCACCGCGCCGTGGTCTGCGCGACCGGCCGCGAGGATCTGCTGGCCGGGCTGCGCGCCCTCGCCGCCGGCCAGCCGTCCGGCACGGTGGTCGCCGGCCAGGCCGGGGGCCGGGGCTCGCTGGCGGTGCTCTTCTCGGGTCAGGGCGCGCAGCGCGCCGGCATGGGCCGCGAGTTGTACGCCGGCTTCCCGGTGTTCGCCGCCGCGCTGGACGAGGTGTGCGTGTACCTGGACGCGTTGCTGCCGCGTCCGTTGCGGGAGGTGCTGTTCGCGCCGGAGGGCTCCGCCGAGGCGGCGCTGCTGGACCGGACGGTGTTCACGCAGGCCGGTCTGTTCGCGGTCGAGGTGGCGCTGTTCCGCCTGGTGGAGTCGTTCGGGGTCGCGCCGGAGTTCGTGGGTGGTCACTCGATCGGTGAGGTCACGGCCGCGTACGTGGCCGGGGTGCTGTCGCTGGCCGACGCGTGTGCGCTGGTGGCGGCGCGGGGGCGGCTGATGCAGGCGCTGCCGGCCGGTGGCGGCATGCTCGCGGTGGCCGCCGACGAGGCGGCGGTGGTCGAGTCGATCGCCGGATCGACCGACCGGGTCGGGATCGCCGCGGTCAACGGGCCGACCTCGGTCGTGGTCTCCGGTGCCGTCGACGCCCTCGACGAGGTGGAGCGGGTCTGGCGGGAGCGGGGCGTACGCACGCGTCGGTTGACGGTGAGTCACGCGTTCCACAGCCCGCTGATGGAGCCGATGCTCGCCGAGTTCCGCACCGTGCTGGACGGGTTGACGTTCTCCGCGCCGTCGCTGCCGGTGGTGTCGAACGTGACCGGGGCGCTGGCCGACGCCGACGAGATCCGTACGGCCGACTACTGGGTGCGTCACGTCCGGGAGGCCGTCCGCTTCGCCGACGGGGTCGCCGCGTTGCGGTCCGCCGGGGCGGACACGTTCCTGGAGATCGGGCCGCAGAGCGTACTGACCGCGATGGTCGGCGAGATCCTGCCCGGCGACGACGTCGTGCTGGCCGTCGCCGCGCAGCGCAAGGACCGGCCCGGGGCGCAGGGGTTGCTGGCCGGGCTGGCCGAGCTGCACACGCACGGGGTGGCCGTCGACTGGCAGCCGTGGTTCGCCGGCACCGGCGCCCGGCGGGTGGACCTGCCCACGTACGCGTTCCAGCACCAGCGCTACTGGCCCGAGGCGGGGGCCGGGTGGACCGGCGACGTCACCGCGTTCGGCCTGCGGCCCGCGCAACACCCCCTGCTCGGGGCCGCCGTCGGCGTCGCGCACGCCGAGGGCTTCCTGTTCACCGGACGGCTGGCCCGGCGTACCCACCCGTGGATCTCCGACCACGTCGTCTTCGACACCGTGCTGCTGCCCGGCACGGGCTTCGTGGAACTCGCCCTCCAGGCCGGCGCGCACGTCGGCGCGGACCACGTCCGCGAACTCACCCTGGAGTCGCCGCTGATCCTGCCGGAGACCGGGGGCGTCGACATCCAGCTCTGGATCGGCCCGGCGGACGAGACCGGCTGCCGGTCCGTGTCGCTGCACTCCGCCCAGGACGGCGAGCCGACCGAGGGCGAGCGGGCCTGGACCCGCAACGCCAGCGGCGTGCTGGCCAGCGGCCCGGCCGTGCCGAGCGGCCCCGTCGGCTGGTCCGACCTGACCACCTGGCCGCCGCCCGGCGCGACCGAGGTCGGCACCGACGACCTGTACCTCAACCTCGCCGCCCAGGGCTACGACTACGGTCCGTCGTTCATCGCCCTGCGTTCCGCGTGGCGGCGCGGCGACGACCTCTTCGCCGAGCTGGCATTGCCCGAGGCCCCCGCCGCCGAAGCCGGCGGGTACGGCCTGCACCCGGCCCTGCTCGACGCCGCGCTGCACACCCTCGGCCTGACCACGCCGGCCGGTGAGCCCTCCGGGGCCGACATGCCCCCGGGGTACGGCCGGCTGCCGTTCTCCTGGAACGACGTCGCCCTGCACGGCGCCGGCGCCGCGGCGGCCCGCGTCCGGGTCTCGCACACCGGCCCCGACAGCATCTCGCTGCTGCTCACCGACGTCACCGGCGCGCCGGTCATCTCCGTCGGCTCCCTCGTCCTGCGGCCGGTCTCCGCCGACCAGCTCCGCACCGCCTCCGGCGGCGGCACCGAGTCGCTGTTCCGGGTCGAGTGGGCGCCGCTCGCGCTGCCCGCCGGCCCGGCCACCGTCGACTGGGCGGTGATCGGCGACGCCGCGGCGCTCACCGACGCGGTCGCCGCCACCGGCACGGCCGTGACGGCGTACGCCGACCTGACCGCCCTGGCCACGGCCATGGACGACGGGACGGACGCACCCGGCGTGCTCGTCGTGCCGTTCCTCGACCCGCCCACGTCGGCGGACGTGCCCCGGGCCGTCGCCGAGGTGACCCACCGCGCGCTCGCCGTGCTCCAACAGTTCCTCGCCGACGACCGCTACACGGCCTCCCGGCTGGTGGTGCTGACCTCAGGCGCGGTCGCCACCGAATGGGACACCGACCTGACCGACCTGGCCGGCGCCGCCGTGATCGGCCTGCTCCGCTCCGCCCAGTCGGAGAACCCCGACCGGTTCGTGTTGGTCGACGTCGACGACATCGCCGGCTGCGCCGCCGCGCTCGTCCCGGCCGTCGCGACCGACGAGCCGCAGGTCGTCATCCGGGCGGGCGTCGCCGCCGGTGCCCGGCTCACCCGGGTCCCCGCCGTGGTCGAGCCGCCGGCAGCCCCGTTCGACGGGGACGGCACCGTCCTGATCACCGGCGCCACCGGCACCCTCGGCCAGCTCATGAGCCGGCACCTGGTGGGCACGTACGGCGTCCGGCACCTGATCCTCACCAGCCGGCGCGGCCGCGCCGCCGGGGGCGTCGCGGAGCTCTGCGCCGAACTGGAGGCGCTCGGCGTGAGCGTCACCGTCGCCGCCTGCGACGTCGCCGACCGCGGTGCCGTGGCCGAGCTGCTGGCCGGCATTCCGGCGGAGCACCCGCTCACCGCCGTCATCCACGCCGCCGGCGTCCGCGACGACGGCGTCATCTCCTCGCTCACCCCCGAGCGGATGGACGGCGTGCTGCGGCCCAAGGTCGACGCCGCCTGGCACCTGCACGAGCTGACCGCCGACCTCGACCTGAAGGCGTTCGTCTCGTACTCCTCGCTCGCCGCCACCGCCGGCGGCCCGGGTCAGGGCAACTACGCCGCCGCCAACGCGTTCCTCGACGGGCTGGCCCAGCACCGCAAGGCGCGTGGCCTCGCCGCCCTCACCCTTGCCTGGGGCCTCTGGGCCGACCGCAGCGGCATGACCACCGAGCTGGACGACGTCCACCTCAACCGGATCTCCCGCTCCGGCGTCGCCGCGATGGAGGCCGAGGAGGGGCTCGCCCTCTTCGACGCGGCCTGCCGCACCACCGACGCCGCGCTCGTCCCGGCCCGGCTGGACCTCGCCGCGATGAAGGTGCAGTTCGCCGGCGGGACCATCCCGCCGCTGTACCGGGCGCTGATCCGCACGCCCGCCCGCGCCGCCGCGGCCACCACCGGCGCCTCGCTGGTGCAGCAGCTCGCCGGGCTCGGCGAGGCCGAGCGGGCCGCCGCGCTCGTCGAGATCGTCCGGGGGCAGGCCGCCGCCGTGCTCGGCTACCCCGACCCGGCGGCCATCGAGCCGCGCCGGGCGTTCAGCGAGTTCGGCTTCGACTCGCTCACCGCCGTCGAGATGCGCAACCGGCTCAACAACGCGTTCGGGATGCGGCTGCCGGCCACCCTCGTCTTCGACTACCCGACCCCGCACGACCTGGCGGCCTTCCTGGGTACGGAGATCGCCGGCACCCCGGTTCCCGTGCGACCCACGACGACCGCCGTGTCGGTCGGCGACGACGAGCCCCTTGCGATCATCGGCATGGCCTGCCGGCTGCCCGGCGGCGTGTGGTCGCCCGACGACCTGTGGCGGCTGGTGGTCGACGGCGTCGACGCGATCAGCGACCTGCCGACCGACCGCGGCTGGGACCTCGACAGCCTCTACAGCCCCGACCCGGACGCCCCCGGCACGTTCTACGCCCGCGGCGGCGGCTTCCTCAGCGGCGTGGACAAGTTCGACCCCGGCTTCTTCGGCATCTCGCCCCGCGAGGCCCTGGCCATGGACCCGCAGCAGCGGCTGCTGCTGGAGACCACCTGGGAGTCCTTCGAGTCCGCCGGCATCGACCCGGCCGACGTACGGGGCAGCAGCACCGGCGTCTTCGTCGGCACCAGCGGCCAGGACTACGGCTCGCTGCTCGCGTACTCGCCGGAGGCCGCCGAGGGCTACATGCTGACCGGGATGACCAGCAGCGTCATCTCCGGCCGGGTGGCGTACACGTTCGGGCTGGAGGGGCCGGCGGTGTCGCTGGACACGGCCTGCTCGTCCTCCCTCGTCGCCCTGCACTGGGCCGGCCAGGCGCTGCGGCGCGGCGAGTGCGACATGGCCCTCGCCGGCGGCGTCATGGTGATGGCCACCCCGACCGCGTTCGTCGAGTTCTCCCGGCAGCGCGGCCTGGCCGCTGACGGCCGGTGCAAGTCCTTCGCCGCGTCCGCCGACGGCACCGGCTGGTCCGAGGGCGTCGGCATGCTGCTCGTGCAGCGGCTCTCCGACGCCCGCCGGCAGGGCCGCACCGTGTACGCGGTGGTGCGCGGCTCGGCCATCAACCAGGACGGCGCCTCGAACGGGCTGACGGCGCCGAACGGCCCGTCGCAGCAGCGGGTGATCCGCCAGGCCCTCGCCTCGGCGCGGCTCTCCACGGCCGACGTCGACGTGGTCGAGGCGCACGGCACCGGCACGACGCTGGGCGACCCCATCGAGGCGCAGGCGCTGCTCGCCACGTACGGGCGGGAACGGCCCGCCGACCGGCCGCTGCTGCTCGGCTCGATCAAGTCGAACATCGGCCACGCGCAGGCCGCCGCCGGCGTCGCCGGTGTGATCAAGATGGTGCAGGCCATCCGGCACGGCATGGTGCCGGCGACGCTGCACGTGGACGAGCCGTCGCCGCACATCGACTGGACCTCCGGCGCTGTCGAGCTGGCGACGCAGTCGCGGCCGTGGCCGGCCGTGGACCGGCCGCGTCGGGCGGCGGTGTCGTCGTTCGGCATCTCCGGCACCAACGCCCACGTGATCATCGAGCAGGCCGACGCACCGATCGAGGCCGTGGCTCCGGCCGAGCCCGCCCCGGGACTCGTGGCCGCCGACGTCGTGGCATGGCCGCTGTCGGCGCGGTCGAAGGGCGCCCTGTCCGGTCAGGCGGCCCGCCTGGCGGAGTACGTGCGTGGGCGCGGCGAGGTCGATCCGGCGGCGGTGGGCTGGTCCCTCGCGACCACCCGGTCCGTGTTCGACCAGCGCGCCGCCGTGGTCGCCTCGACCGTCGAGGACCTGCTGGCGGGGCTCGACGCCCTGGCGTCCGGCTCGCCGGCCGGCAACGTGGTCGCCGGCACGGTCGCGTCCCACGGCGCGGGTGCGGTGTTCGTGTTCCCGGGTCAGGGTGCGCAGTCGGCGCGGATGGCGGCGGGTCTGGTGGGTCGTACGCCGGTGTTCGACGCGCGGCTGGCGGAGTGCCAGCGGGCCCTGGTCCCGTACCTGGACGTGGATCTGGTGTCGGTGTTGACCGGCGACGACGAGTCGTGGCTGGAGCGCGTCGAGGTCGTGCAGCCGGTGCTGTGGGCCGTGGGCGTCGCGTTGGCGGCCGTGTGGCAGCACGCGGGGGTGTCCCCGGCCGCCGTGATCGGCCACTCGCAGGGCGAGATCGGCGCCGCCTGCGTGGCGGGCATCCTCAGCCTGGAGGACGCGGCGAAGGCGGTGGCCCTGCGGTCGCGGGCGCTGACGGTGCTGCGGGGCACCGGCACCATGGCCTCGATCGACCTCTCCGCCGAGGCGGTCGCCGAGCGGCTGCCGGCCTTCCCCGGCGTGGGCGTCGCGGCGGTCAACGGCCCGTCGATCGTCGTGGTGTCCGGACCGCCGCAGCCGGTCGCCGACCTCGTCGAGGCGTGCCAGGCCGACGGGGTGCGGGCCCGGTTGATCCCGGTGGACTACGCGTCGCACTCGGCGGCCGTGCAGGACGTCGCGGAGCAGCTCCGCGCCGACCTGGCCGACGTCACCCCCCGGCAGGGGCACATCCGGCTGGTCTCGACGTTGACCGGGGACTGGGTCGAGCCGGCGTCGATGACGGCGGACTACTGGTACGAGAACCTGCGGCAGACCGTGCGCTTCGACGCGGCCGTCCGCGTGGCGGTCGCCGCGGGTCACACGACGTTCATCGAGATCAGCCCGCATCCGGTGTTGACGATGCCGGTGACGGCGATCCTCGACGACAGCGGTGTCACCGGTCACACCCTCGGCAGCCTGCGCAGGGGGGACGACGACGCGACGCGGCTGCTGACGAACCTCGCCACCGCCCACACCATCGGCCTGCCCGTCGACCTGACCACGGTCCTCGCCGAGACCGACATCGTGGCGCTGCCCACGTACGCCTTCGACCACCAGCGGTACTGGGTCGAGCCGCCGCTGCACCGGGCGCAGGACGTCAGCTCCGCCGGCCTCCAGGACGCCGGGCACCCGCTGCTCAGCGCCACGCTGACCTTCCCCGACAGCGAGCGGATGGTCTTCACCGGGCGGCTGTCGGTGCGTACCCACCCGTGGCTCGGCGAGCACCGGGTCATGGACAACATCCTGCTGCCCGGCACCGCCTTCGTCGAGCTGGCCACGTACGCCGGCGAGCAGGCCGGCTGCCCGACGGTGGAGGAGCTGACCCTGCTCGCCCCGCTCGTCCTGCCCGAACTCGGCGCGCTCCAGGTGCAGCTGATGGTCGGCGACCGGGACGACGACGGACGGCGCAGCGTCCAGCTCTACTCCCGGCCCTACCGGGACGGCTCCGACGAGATCCTGGCCGACGTCGCCTGGACCTGCCACGCCACCGGTCTGCTCGGCCCGCAGCCGGCCGACGCCGCACCCGCCTTCGACCTGGGGGTGTGGCCGCCGCCCGGCGCGACGCGCGTCGAGGCCGACGACTTCTACTCCGGCATCGAGGCCACCGTCTTCGGGTACGGTCCGGCCTTCCGCGGCCTGCGCGCCGCGTGGACCCGCGACGACGAGGTCTTCGCCGAGGTCGAGCTGCCCGCCGACCACCACGCCGAGGCCGGCCGCTTCGGCGTGCACCCGGCGCTGCTGGACGGCGCGTTGCAGGCCATGTCGATCGGCGGCTTCCTCGGCCGGATGGGCGACGGCGCCGACGCCAGCGTGCCCCGACTGCCGTTCGCCTGGACCGGGGTCTCGCTGCTCGCCGCCGGGGCCACCGTCCTGCGCGTACGCGTCGCGGCGGCCGGCGAGGTCGGCGTCTCCTTCCAGGTGGCCGACGCCACCGGCGCCCCGGTGCTGCACGTCGACTCGCTGATCATGCGCCGGGTCTCCGGCGACTCGCTCGGCGCGGCCCGCTCCGGCCGGCACGAGTCGCTGTTCCAGGTGGACTGGCCGGTGCTGCCGGTGCCCACCGGCCCCGTACCGGCGGCCACCCGCTGGGTGGCGCTCGGCGACGACCTGGCCCTCAGCGCCGCCTGCGAGGCGGCCGGCGCCCGGGTGCGTACCGACGTCGGCCTCGACTCGCTGGGCGACCTGCTCGCCGGGGGTGAGCCGGCGCCCGAGGCGGTGATCGTGCCGATCGGCGACGTCGGGGACCCGACGGACCCGGCGCTGGCCGGGCAGGCGCGGGCCACCACGCACCGTACCCTCGCCGCGTTGCGGACCTGGCTCGCCGACGACCGGTTCGCCGACTCGCGGCTGGTGCTGGTCACCCGCGACGCGGTCGCGGCGGGGGAGCAGCAGACGGTCAACCTTCGCCAGGCCCCGGTCTGGGGTCTGCTGCGCGCCGCGCAGCTCGAACACCCGGGCCGGTGCCAGCTCGTCGACCTCGACGACACCCCGGACAGCGCCGCCGCGCTGGCCGCCGCCGTCGCCTCCGGCGAGCCGCAGCTCGCCGTGCGGGCCGGGCAGGTCCGCACGCCACGGCTCGGGCGGGTCCCGGCCGGGGTGGAGCCGCTGCCGGGCGGCATCGACCCGGACGGCACGGTGCTGATCACCGGCGGGACGGGCGTGCTGGGCCGCATCCTGGCCCGCCACCTCGCCACCACCCACGGCGTACGGCACCTGCTGCTGGCCGGGCGGCGCGGCGCGGCGGCCGAGGGGATCGACGACCTGGTCGCCGAACTCGCCGGCGCCGGTACGGAGGTGACCGTCGCGGCCTGCGACGCCGCCGACCCCGACGCCCTGTCGGCACTGCTGGCCGGGGTGCCCGCCGCACACCCGCTCACCGCCGTGGTGCACGCCGCCGGCGTCCTCGACGACGGCGTGCTGGAGTCGATGACCCCCGAGCGGGTGGACGCGGTCGCCGTACCCAAGATCGACGCGGCGTGGCACCTGCACCGCCTCACGGCCGACGCGGACCTCGCGGCCTTCGTCCTGTTCTCCTCGGCGGCGGCCACCCTGGGCAGCGCCGGCCAGTCCAACTACGCGGCGTCCAACGCCTTCCTCGACGCCCTCGCGGCACACCGCCGGGCCAGTGGGCTCGCCGGCATCTCGCTCGCGTGGGGCCTGTGGGAGCAGGCCAGCGGCATGACCGGCCACCTCGGCGACGACGACGTGCGGCGGATGGCCGAACAGGGCGCCGCCGGTCTCGCCACCGAGCAGGCGCTGAACCTCTTCGACGCCGCGTGGCGGCTCGACGCGGCGGCCGTCGTACCGATGCGCCTGGACGTCGGGACGCTGCGCGGGCAGGCGGAGGCCGGCACCCTCGCGCCCATGCTCCGGGCCCTGGTCCGGGTGCCGCTGCGGCGCTCCGTCGACGCCACCGGCGCCCGCTCCGGCGGGGTGCAGCTCAGCCAGCGACTCGCCGGCCTGGCCGGCCCGGAGCGGCTCAAGGTCGTGCTCGACGTGGTACGGGCGAACATCGCCGCCGTCCTCGGCCACGCCGGCGCCGACGCCGTCGACCCGAACCGGCTCTTCACCGACCTGGGCTTCGACTCGCTCACCGCTGTCGACCTGCGGAACCGGCTCAACGGCCTGTCCGGGCTGCGGCTGCCGGCGACGCTGGTCTTCGACTACCCGACGCCGACGGCGCTCGCCGAGAAGCTGACCAGCGAGATCGCCGCCGACGCGGCGCCCTCCACGCAACCGCTCTTCCAGGGCATCGACACGGTGGAGAGTTTGCTCAACAGCATCCCGCTCGACCCGGCGGCCCGGGCCCGGTTCACCGCCCGCATGCAGGACCTGCTCGCCAAGGCGTCCGACCTGGCGGCCGGGCCCGCCGCCGAGCCGGACCGGCCCGACCTCGACTCGGCCAGCGACGACGAGATCTTCGACTTCATCAGCAAAGAGTTTGGAATCTCCTGA